CCAGTTCATCAAGTAGAACTGTGGGATTGCACCGTTCAGCGTCGGGAACATGCTTTCGCCCAGCATGCGCTGATAGGTCACGGAGGCTTTATGTCCGCCTTTGGTCAGCGTGAATCCACCTGTAACGGCGCGGTTATCGATGTCGCCGCCTTTGGCCTGGCCCGCTTCATCATTGTCGAAGTAGCGCAAATCAGTGCGCAGTGCGAAACCTGCCCCCAAGTCAGCAGTATGGGCAAACCCTACGTAGTTCTGCTTGTAGATGTCATGAACGAGTGCATGGAAAACACTTGCCTGGAAGCGGGGTGTCACGTTGTAGGTTGCACCAGCAAAGTCCATGCCTTCACTGTCGAGATCGTCACGAGTGCCGTACTTGTAGAAGCGCTCGTGGTTGGACGATTCGCGGGTGACAGCAGACCAGAATCGACCGCCGGTCAGGGTCAAACCATCGATCTCCTTCGACTCCACCACGGCACCTTGGTAAATGGTGTCAAGCTGGCGGCTCGGGTCGTGCCAGGCGACCGGTAACTCGGGGCGCATGTCACCTATTTTTAGTTCGGTTTTGGAATACCTCAACTTCAGGGTGGCGCCGGCCCGACTGTAGTTATCCACAGCCTCGCCGTTGTTTTTCATTGGCAGTGATCCATCATTGCCGTCGGAGTCGAAGACATATGCGTACTGGGCGTCGACATCAAGGCCGACTTGCACAGGGGTTTGGGTGTAACCAGAAGTAAATTGAAGGTCGAAGCCTTGCGACCAGTTACCAACCTGTGAAACCGGCGCATCGCTCTTGGTAAAGTTACGGTTCAAATACAAGTTCCGCAGATCCACTTTGAAGTGGCTATCTTCAATAAGGTCTGCATGTGCAACCAAGGGCGTAGATACTGCGCCTACGATCCCCATGCACTGAACTCCACGCACAAGCACCTTTCGCTGAAACATGTGAGGCGTCCTCAACAGGCGTGCCGAGCACTATTTATTTGAGCAGGTGGAATAATTATTAAAATTGGCAGTCAAAACGCCGTGCACTTTGGTGGGTGCTTATTGTGGGGCGGCATAAGCCACGCGCACGGTCGTATTGCCGTGGCGTTGTCGTTATAAGGTGCTGCAGGAAAACCTGGGAACAGCGCAGGCTTCAACGATTGGCCAAAGACTCAGATGTCGAGTACCAGCCGTTTGGATTTGGCCCGAGAGCAACACACCAGAATCTGGTCGTTGGCGCGCTTCTCCTCATCAGTGAAATACACATCGCGATGGTCCGGTTCGCCTTCGAGTACATCGCACATGCACGTGCCGCATACGCCTTGCTCGCAAGACACCTCGATCTTGATGCCCACCGTCCCCAGGGCTTCGAGGATGGTTTGCCCTTCGGCGACCTGCACAGTCTTGCCGCTGGCCGCTGCGACCACTTCGAAGGCACCACCGGTGTTGTCCACTTCGACCTGGAAGAACTCCCGGTGAATATGGTCGTCGCTGTAACCCTGCTGTGAGGCTGTTGCAATGACCCAGTCCATAAATCCGGCTGGGCCACAGGTGTAAACATGAACACCGTCGTTACCTTGGCCCAACACGCTGGCGAGGTCCAACCGGGTTTCAGGCGCATCGTCGAAATGGGTGAAAACGCTGCCCGCAAATACTGCGTTCTGCAGTTCATCCAGAAACGCGCAGTGGCCACGGGAGCGGGCGCAGTAATGCAACTCGAAGGATTTGCCCTGCGCCTGCAGACTGTACGCCATGGCAATCATTGGGGTAATGCCAATGCCGCCGCCCACCAGAATGGAGCGTTGCGCATCCGGTGCGAGTGGGAACAGGTTGCGCGGCACGCTGATGGTGACTTCAGCATTTTCGATCAAGGTTTCATGAACTTTGACCGACCCACCCCTGGAAGCAGGATCCTTGAGAATGCCAAGCCGATACACTTGCGTATCGGCGGGTGCGCTGCACAGTGAGTATTGGCGCACCAGGCCGGGCTCAATATGCAGATCAACATGCGCACCAGCGTCAAACGCGGGCAAGGGCATGCCGTTGATAGAAACAAGGTCAATAACAGCGACACCGTCGCCTTGAAGTTGGCGCTTGTGCACCTTTACTTTCAGTAGTTGTTCAGTCATCTGGCATTACCCGCGTTGCACGTCAAGGTTGTTGTATGCGGCCTTGAATGGCCGTCGCATGGTAGTAAGTGTTACGTCAAAGGATGTAGCCGATACCAGCGAGGGTGTCGTCAGAGTTGATGAGTCGTATCAATTTTCGTTGCAGCGTAAAGGTGTCCGCCTGCCGCCGGAGTTCATAAATGATGTCGGCGCTGTAATGTTTGAGCACGTCCTTGCGGAACTCGCGCAGGTCCTGAGCGCAGCGCACGGTCACGTGCTCTCTGTCTTCATAGACAATACGAAAACGCGAGGAGTGGCGTACCGTGCGCGGTTGCGGGCTGGTGGAAATCGATTCGCCACCGATCAAACGCTGTACGCGTTTTTCACGCATGTGCGCATCGTCGTAGGCGTAGTTCAACGTATTCTCGAAATCCTGCTCATCGGGATTGATCGGGATGATATAAGTACCGTTCTTTTCCCACAGAGCCAGCCAGGCGTCGTATTCGCCATGGTCGAGCATGTCGCCTTCCTGCCAGATAAAGGCGGTTACCGCCTGCAGCAATTGCAAATTCATCAGTGCATACTCCGTCGGTCAGGCCGACATCATCTTTTTCCATTGTTGATAGGCCGCGCGCATGCCGGTCTCAGCGGAGACGTCGCTGATCAGGCCATCTTCGCTGGGCTTTTCACCTGGCAGGCCCCGATTGAGCATGATCCAGAGGTCTTCACCGGCGTTCGCACCTTTCTGCACCCGTTCCCACGCTTCGGAATCGTCCGGCGTACCAAAGCCCATCGGCCCTTGGAAGTGTTCGTGTAGGCGCAGGCGGTACTGGTTGGCCACTGCTGGGCCCCCATCCATGGTGATCACCGAGTGATGGATCTCGGTTTCGTTGACCGAAATAGGTTGCAGAACCCGGAAGAACGCCATCGAACAGGCTACGTTGGGGAATAGATTGAGGTTGAAACCTGTTCCGCCAACGGCGCGGACGATACGACGCACTTGCAGTTCATCGATGCCCTCTTCGCGAAGTTGCTGAGCCAGTTCCTCGAAGCGCGTGGGGATGGGCGCCTCAAGATCCGCGTCTAGGTCGATCAGTTCCGGGATCATGACCATGACACTGTGACCGTTACCCAAGTCCTCGACGTATCCGGCCCCATCGACGAAGTCGAGCATGTCCATGGTCTGCTGGTCGACCGAGTGCAGGAACGACTTGTGCACCAGTGGGAAGTGGTAAGCATCCGTGGTGTTTTCCAGCTGAATCTTCCAGTTACCGGGGAAGCGGAAGCGGTGTTCGCCCGGCACTTTGATGCCGTAGCCAGCCCCCTGCTTCATGAACAGATCCATCCATTTCTTCGCTGGCCCCAGGAAGTCCACCAGCGGTTCAATATCGTCATTGAATGTCGCGAAAATCATCCCCGCATAGCGTTCGGTACGCAGGCTGACGAGGGGCAGTTCGCTTTTGTCCAGGCAGTCACCGTAGCTGTCCGGGTGTGGAACGCCGCGCAGCGAACCGTCCAGTGCGTAACCCCAGCCGTGGTATGGGCAGACGAAGCTGTTGGTTTTGCCTTTTTTGTGCTCGCACACGGTGGCACCCCGGTGGCGGCAGCGGTTGAGCAGCACATGAATGGCTTGCTTGCGATCGCGCACAACGATGACCGGCTGCTTGCCCACGTAGGTGCTCTTGTAGCTGCCGGCCTCAGGAATCTCACTTTCGTGGGCAACCCACACCCAGGTGCGGTAGAAAATCTTGTCCATTTCCTGGTCGAACAGCTTGCTGTCGGTATAGAGCGAGGTGTGGACGCGATCGGCCTGTACGAGCTCGGCAGGTGAGCTCTCCAGGGTCACGGTTTCTATCAGGTTGGTCACGGTGGTTACCTCTTTTTTTGAATTTGGGTTAAGCCCTGTGTCACAGGTATTGGCTGAGTGCTTTGCCTACCGCGCAGACCTTGGCGTCATCGCCAAGGGCGCCAATGACTTGCAGGCCTGCCTTCAGCCGAGTACCAGGCAGCGGCAGTGGCATCGAAAGTGCTGGGTGGCCACTGAGATTGAAGGGACGCACCAAGGCGCTGAGTTCAAGTAAGGGCTCGCCGTTGCGCACGCGCTCGACCGACGGAGGCAGGCGAGGCAGGGTCGGCATCACAAGGGCGTCGAATTGCGTGAGGGTCGACTCGACGTGCGATTGGAACCGTTGGCGTATCTCCTCGGCGTGGGCCAAGGCCTGGCTAGATGTTTGCTTTGCCTGAAGCAAACGCGCTTCAACGTCGGCACCCAACAAACCGCGTTCGGTAAAATGGCCGAATGCCGCCCAGGTTTCTGCTGATATGACATCGACGGCGGCCTGGAACGCTTCGCGCATCAAGGGCAGTTCGACAATCTCAACCTGCCACCCGGTTTTCTTGAGTACCTGGGTCAATGCCTCGACGATGGGCGCATCACTGTCAGTGCGCACAAGTGCAATACGCGGGCTTTCGGGAGCTGCTTCAGACTTAAAACTGCTGTCCAACGCTTGCATGACCCGAATCAGGGTATTCATGTCTCGGGCAAACGGCCCAACGCAATCCAGCGAACTCTCGGCCGGATGCAGCCCTTTGCGGCTTACTCTGCCGAACGTCGGTTTGAAACCATGCACGGCGCAACACGCTGCTGGTAGCCGGATGGAGCCACCGGTATCGGTGCCCAGTGCAGCATCCATAAGGCCTGCACCTACTGCGACAGCACTGCCGCTGGAAGATCCACCGGTAATCAGGGTTGGATCTTGCGGGTTGAGCGGGGTGCCCGACCATTCGTTGATCCCGCTCATGCCGAACGCAAGTTCGTGCATGGTGAGCTTACCGACGATGTACCAGCCGTTATCCAGAAGCGCCTGTACCACTGTCGCATGTTCGGCGGCTGGCGGTTGCTCAGCCAATGCCCGACTGCCTGCGAACGTTACATGCTGGGCAATATCGATACAGTCTTTGATGCCAATGCTCGGACCTTCACCACCCAGTTCGAAACGCTCTACAAATACACCCTTCATTAGTTCTTCTCCGCAGTTGGGACGCTTGCGCCCAGTGGAAACTCTGCCAGGCGCTCCGTGCGGAAATGACTGATCTTCCAGTGATCGTCGACAAGGGCGAAGTCGATGTTCAGGCGAGCAACAATCAGTTCGCTGCGCCCATCCTCGTAGCTTGACACTTGTTGCATCAGCCACTGGCCATTGGCACTTACCACGTCAGACTTGATGTCTTCGGAGGTCAAGAAGTGAGCGTTGAAAACAAAGTGCGGTGAGGGTGGCAGGTAGGAGGCAAGCATGGCGGCGATTGATGTACTGCCAACCAGTCGACCGAATTTTTGTGCGTACTTACTACCTACGCCTTCCCAGATGGCATCGTCGGTAAACAACGCTTGTAGTGCGAGAGAGGTTCCAAATGGAGCTGGCACATCGCAAAGCTGCATGTATCGCGCAATGGTCTGACGGACTCCCTGGGCCGACTCGAGCTTGTTGAGGCGTTCGATCAGGAGCTTGCTTGATTCGTGTTCGGGCGTTGGATCAATCATCATGGCAACTCGATCTGTCCGGTATGGACACATGATGGTTATCCAGTGTCGATCCGCTCAATGACAGGTGGCGCCTAACATGATGCGTTTTGTGCAACACACTTTTTGGCTTTTTGCACCTTTATGATGCGAAACGTGAAATCGTGCGCAAGACAGGGGCATGATGGGGCCGGCGCTAGATCGACCCGTTAGCGAACTTCGTTCCTGACCCCACCGGAAGACCGGTGCCGGCGGCTGGCCTGGTATTTGCGTGAATGCAGCAGTTCCAACCACAGCCAACATTCAGATTGGCGAAGAGTGCCTACCGTGATTACCAATTCCCAAGGAGCTCACCTGGATCTTCAGGACCAGCGGCTCAAATATCTGTATCTCAGTTATCAACTGGGCTCCATGCGTGCTGCCGCCGATGAGCTTGGGCTTGCGGCGTCGTCAGTCAGTCGACAGATCGGCAAGCTTGAAGCCGAACTAGATATCGACTTGGTAGAACAAGGCACCCACCGGATTCGCTTGACCGAAGCGGGACAGGCCGCCATTGCCTATTACCATGCACGCGCCGAGCAGTTCGAGGCGCTATTGAGCCGCCTGGATGACCTGCGCGGCCGTTTCCTGGGCACCACAGTCATTGCTGTGGGAGAGGGTTTGCTTGGCGCACGGGCAATAGGCGAGCTGGAGGGGTTCTTTCAAAGTCACCCAGATGCGCGCACGGAATTCATTACCGCGCCGTCCTTCGAGGTGCAACGTATGATCCTAGAAGATCAGGCTCATATAGGAGTGGTCTTTTCTCCGCAACAGACTGGTGGCTTGCGGTCGCTCTATCGTTTTGAGCAACCCTTGCGAGCCATCGTCAACCCCAATTCTCCACTTGCTCACAAAGCCTACGTAACACTGGAGGACCTCGCGAGTGCTTCAGTCGTCCTACCAGGGCCAAAATTTCGTGTCAGGGAATTGGCCGATAAAGCAGGCAAGGGAAAGCCGTTCTCAATAACGCCGAGCATCACCTCGAACTCGCTGCAGGTCATCCTAGATTGTGTCCGCAGCAACCTTGCGGTAACACTGCTGGCGGAGCTGACGGTTGCTCCAGAATTGCAAGCAGGGACAGTTACTGCAGTTCCTATCGCAAGCGAAGAAATGAACAGCACCGACATTCAGATTGTCGTGCGCAAGTCGCGGAAATTGTCATCCAATACACGCGACCTGATCCATCATCTGGCACGTACGATTAAAAAGCTGAGTAAGGACACAGCCTTTGGTGGCCGCTAACTGAAACCTGCGAGTTATTGTTATCAATTCAGTTGTTGCAAAACTGGTCTTCGCTGAGCGACCCGGGGATGGGCGAAGCGTTAGGCCTCGGAACTCCTTGAACCGCTCACTTCAGATGAAGCTGCGTAAAAAGGGTTTTGATGACTATCTTCTCTCACCCCCCAAAGAGCCAAAGCTGGTGGTTTTCGTCAGATTTCGTCACCGACTTTCAAGCTTCAGTAGATACTGGGCCCGTATGTCTCACTGGGACCTCGCGGGAAGCCTAATTCGCCCCTAACGAACACCCATCGCGGAAGTGCGTCCATAATCTTTACAAAAGGCTAGCTTTACGGATATGGAAGCCAAATTTTAATCATTCTTCTTGCTGCGTCCCGTTGGACCCCTAAAACTCGCATAACGTTTTGAGTGCTCAATTGTAGACCGTTTGAAACTAAATATGCCGCCGCTTGCAGAAATTTCTCTTGGTTTGGCGAGTAGGTCCGATTATCCAAATAATTGGAAAGCGCAGCCTCAAGCCAATAAGGACTAGCATCAGGCTCTTCAAGGATTCGACTTCTTGATAGTCCAGCGGTGCGGCAGGATGTTACGAAGCGGTCAGGCCAGTTTTGTATTAACCAACATGCACATAGCAGCAGATGCAAACGTCTAGCTGGTCCCAGGTATTCAAAGTGCAGAGCGGACGTCTGCACAACTGCTATAGGTAGTTGAGAACATATTGAATTCTGCAACCGCTCTCCGTAACGGCCATTAAGCAAATTCAAAATCGCGCGCAATCCTATAAAAAAGGGTAGGGGGCAATCAGCACCGACCGGGAACCCCTGCCATGGACAAGAATCAAATTCACGAATCAAGCGCTCAAGCAGAAATTGCGAGCTGAGGTCTGGCCACTGTGGATAAATGGGCTCTACTGCGGCCAAATTATCATTACATGCATAACAATACTTAAGGCAATGAGGGTGTAGATATTTCCCTCTGCCGATTCCATGTCTATGGAAAATAATTGGACTATTACATCTCGGGCAATGGTCCATCAAAACACAGTTATGCACTTCGCATAGCACTATCAGCCCTATTCGCCACTTGAGCCTGTAATATGGGCTCGAATCATTCTTTAGGCAAAGCGGACAAAATTGCATACCTGCAAGCTTGTGGGTACGATGATAAATTCCTAGCGGCAGCAACCATGGTGCCACGCCATTTACCGAAAGACTGTCATAGAACAAACCTTCATACTTTTTTAAACTTAGCTCATTAAGCTGGCTTATTGAAGCTTTAGTAACGTGATTAAGGCACTCCAGTAAGCCAATAGGCGGATGCCGATCAATATCACGACTCCAGATTGCCTGACGAAAATTTAGCAATCCAGAATAAAAGCTGTGCAGTGGCAGACCATTTGCCAAGGACAGCCTCACCAGCCAAGAGGAAAAAATCTCGCCCGCTTTTGGCTGAGGATGCATAGGAACCATTTTATATTTCACCCATGATTCTTCGCCGCTGCGAAGGTGGCGTGAACTGGCAGGAGTTTAGGATTTCGAGATCTATAGCTTCGACTCCAGACTGTATAGCAAGACTTGCTGCTGCATTCAGAAGTTTAGAAAGCTCCCCAATGGTACCTTCGCTCAAGGACAGAATTTTTGCCGCCAGCAAAGGCTCACTGAGATTTGATGCTTTTTTGAGCGGCAAAATTTTCTCAAAAGATTTAAGCAGTCTAGTGAATTCTGCCCCTTTGACCCAACGTGTTAGTATCTGAGGCTCAAATCTATTTTGAATTTGCGAATCAATACTCACAGCATTCAGTAAAGTCTCATCTCCCACCCCGATGATCGACACCTGTAGCTCGTTAGTTAAATACTTTATAAGATTCAAAAACTGATGCTGGCTTTGCGACGAATTAGCCAATGTATTATGCATCTCATCTATTATAAGAACCTTTAACTGAACCGCCCGAAGTATATCTATTACTTGCGAACGCTTTGTGTCGTTTGACCCCGCGACAGGCTTTATCATCAAGGGCCTGAGGATCTCCGCATAAAATCCATTTTCAGTCGGCTTTGGCGGTGTCTGGACAAAAATAACAGGAGCCAAGATGTGTTCGCCACCCAAGTTCTCAGCGGCAGGGTGCTTTGCAGCGAAGCGCTTGACTATGTCGGTTTTCCCATTATTCGTCCGGCCGATCAGTAGCATGTTCGGCATCCGAGTTACTCGCGGATGATTATATAACGATTCAAGGGCCTCACTGACTTCACGTGCTCGTGTATACCCTATCCATCTTTGCATAGCGAGGTGATCTATACGCTCTTGATCGCTCATGCACGAGACTTTATCAATTATCGATGGTAGCAAATGGGAAAAATCACTCATGACTAATCGGTCTCTATTTCGTCAAAAGCATCCAGATTTTCATCAACACCCTCATCAAATGTGTCTATCGGTTGCGTCGACACATCAGCGTGGACACCTCTCCATCCGGCTCGACGCTCGGCAGTACGTCTTTTACGCTTTTCCGTTGCTCGCGCATTTTTCGCCAATCTGGTTTTCTCTATTGCTTCTTCTTCAATTTTGCGCATTCTGTAATACCCTTCACGGATCGCATGCTCGTTTACATGCCCGCGGGGATCAATCTTAATTATTCGCCTAACCTCCTTCAGATCCCATTTACTCATTGGGGGCAGCGTAGCGTCGAAATAAGGAATGGGGAAATAGACTTTCTGGTCCGGATCCAAAAAATAGATCACGCTAATATCTCGAGGATCCCTGACACAATAAAACTTTCTGCTTTTCCCGTTTGCATCCTTCTGACCAATGCGGTTTTTCAACACTGGCGCGTAGTAACTTATATAATCCCAGGTTATTCCATGACGCTGCACACTTTTATACTCGAACGGCATAAAATCCAGCCGCAACTTCTCTTCATTCTCAATCGGCTCCGGCAATCCAACGCCCAATTCTTCATCGTTCCCAAAAACACATTGAGCATAACGCTTTATAGGGAGAAAGTCGCAAATTCCAACATGCTTATTATTATGATAAACATATACTATATAAATAGTAAACCATAGCTCAAGCTCAGCTAGCGTTAAGCAAGCACGCCCTTCAGAGTCATAGTCTAACTTTTCCTTAACATTGGAAAATGTTGTTCCCTTGAGCGTATGCGCTTCGCTCATGAATGTCCGGAAAGCACGCTCGATATGTGGGCCATAGTTTGGCTGACCCTTAGGGCGCCACTCAAGAGATATACCGTATTCTTCGCACCCCCTACTAGGCTCTGTACGAAATCCCGAGAAACCCAATCGCCACCCTTCGGACGCTGAATTTCTGTAGGGTTCCCGGCCATCTACGGAAAGGAATTCTGTGATGGCAAAGCGTTACGAACTCTCGGATGAGGCTTGGACTGTGGTCGCCGATCTCTTCACAGAAACCCATTGCCGGGGGCGGCCCCGCCTGAGCGACCGTCTGATGCTCGATGGCGTGCTTTGGGTACTTTGTTCGGGTGCAGCGTGGCGAGATATGCCGGAACGCTTTGGCCCTTGGTCAACGGTGTATCAACGGTTCCGGGGCTGGCGAAACCAGGGCACATTCGATCAGATGCTCAAACGCTTGCACCTGAGACTGAATGAGCAAGGCTTGATTGATTTGCAAACCTGGATGATCGACTCAACCGCAGTACGCGCAACCCGAGCCTCTTCTGGCGCCGGGAAAAAAGGGGGCCTGACGAGCCTGCCGATCACGCTCTAGGCCGCAGTCGCGGTGGCCTGACAACCAAGATTCACATGCTCTGCGACGCCAACGGGACACCGTTGCGCTTCCTCCTCTCTGGCGGCCAAGCCAGTGACATCAGCTACGCGCAACCTCTGCTGGACGAAGTCAGCATTCCATCGAGCCAACGAGGCCGCCCGCGTAAACGCTGCAAGTGGTTGCTTGCCGACAAGGGCTACGACGCCGAAGCGCTGCGCCGCTACTGCGACCAATATCGAATGCAACCCGTCATTCCGATGCGTTCGATGAAGCGCAAGCCCAAGCCTGGCTTACCCAGGCTGTTTGACCGCCCCAAGTATCGACAGCGCAACATCATCGAACGCATGTTCGGCTGGCTGAAAGAGAACCGCCGGATCGTGACACGCTTCGACAAGCTCGCAAAAAGCTATGCCGCCATGGTCTCGCTGGCTTGTTCCATGCGATGTTTGCGACATCTCTTTTCGTACAGAGCCTAAGCCCACGTGGGTTCAGCATCTGGTGGGTAGGAATTTTTAATGGTTTAGATTTTTATTTTATGCCTGCGTTTTTAAGTGAGCTGCAACTATTGTCAATTTTTTTGGCCCGGCGTGTAATCATGTGCAGGTCATTTAATTGACGTTCACGAAATGTAGATCGAGGCTTTACGATCTGCTGTTGAGTAGTCAGCATTGAAAGAGTAATTTAATTAAAATTACCTCACCTGCTCTCATGGAGACTCTCAGTGCTCGCCCTTATTATAGATTTTGCGTTCGGCGTAGCCATGGGGGCTTTGGGCGGTTTTTTTGGGATAGGTGGAGGACTCATTGCCATCCCCGTCATGACTATCATCTTCGAGCAGTCGCAAAAGCTCGCACAGGGCACGGCTTTGGTGATGATGGTTCCCAATCTAGTTCTTGCGTTCTGGCGGTATCAGCAGCGCACACCGTTAAACTGGCCACTCGTATTTCCTCTTGCTGGAGCAGGGTTCATCTGTGCTGGTGTGGGAGCGCGGCTGGCTACCAAAATGGATGCTCAAGTCATCCAGTTCGGATTCGCGATTCTGATGATTTTTCTGGCTATGTTGAATCTCGTGAGGGCTCGACTGGCTGCCATTTCCAAATCCCTTACGCATCCCACATCGTCACGACTTGCTGTGTTGGGAACTGGCTGCGGTGCATTGGGAGGATTCTTTGGGGTCGGTGCCTCCGTGGTTGCCGTACCCGTTTTGACCGGCGTTTTTGGATTGACCCAGGTCGCAGCACAAGGGATGGCTCTGTCCCTTGCTCTGCCTAGCTCACTAGTCACCCTCGTCACTTACGGTATAGGCGGCCATGTGAATTGGTCGATGGGCTCAGCTATGGCGCTGGGCGGTCTATTAAGCGTCAGCTGGGGTGTGAAGTGGGCGTATAGAGCACCCGAGGCAGTGCTGTGTGGGCTGTTTTCGCTTTTTTTACTGGGCTGCGCGGGTTTGCTCATCCTTCGCCAGTTTTGATGGATTCACGAAGTGTGAACTGAGCATCCACTGGGAGCCAGTTGATGTGTGTTCTCGTATCGATATCCTGTTGTTAACACTGCCAAGCAGTGACCGTGATGCCTCAGGGCCTGAACAACAACAAAGGGTACGTACTTGCGATGAGCACTCCAAGAACGCTTTATCAGAAGCATATTGATTCCCACACCGTGTGCGAGCTGGATGATCAGGGGCATGTGCTCCTTTACATTGATCGTCAAGTTGCCAATGAATACACCAGCCCTCAGGCCTTCAGCGGCTTGCGTGAAGCGGGAAGGAAAGTGTGGAGACCCTCCGCGACGTTGTGTGTTGTGGATCACGTCAACCCAACAGCACCTGAGCGTATTGCGGACATGCCAGATGCTGGGGGTGCACTTCAGGTCAATTACTTCGAGCAGAACTGTCGAGATTTCGGTATCGAGCTGTTTGACGTATTGGACAAGCGCCAAGGTATCGAACACGTCGTGGCACCCGAGCAAGGTTTCATCTTGCCCGGAATGGTCGTCGCCGCTGGTGACAGTCACACCACTACCTACGGTGCCCTTGGCGCGTTCGGTTTTGGTATCGGTACTTCAGAAATCGAGCATTTGCTGGCTACCCAAACCCTTGTCTACAAGCGCCTCAAAACGATGCGTGTGACGGTCGAGGGTAAGCCTGGTCCAGGATTGGTCTCCAAAGATATCATCATGGAACTCATCCGCCAGATTGGCGCTGCTGGTGCCACCGGATATGCCATTGAGTTCACTGGGCCTGCTATCACCGACCTGAGCGTCGAGGCTCGGATGACCATCTGTAACATGGCTGTGGAAGCAGGGGCGCGGGGAGCTTTCATGGCACCTGACGAGAAAGTGTTTGCCTACCTTGAAGACAAACCACGAGTACCCAAAGGTGCACACTGGAGCGCAGCGATTGAGGAGTGGAAGAAGCTTCACTCTGACCCTGAAGCGACTTTTGACAAAGAAGTCCGAATGCACGTTGCGGATCTTCAGCCGATGGTTACCTGGGGAACCAGCCCTGACCAAGCTGCTTCAATTACCGGCCTTGTACCAGACCCTATGCAGGAAGCTGATCTGATTCTGCGCCAAGACTTGCAGCGCGCTTTGCGCTACATGGATTTGCAACCAGGTACTGCTCTGGAAGGCATTCAAATCAGCCATGCATTCATCGGGTCTTGCACGAATGCGCGGATCGAGGACTTGCGCGATGCTGCTCGCGTAGTGAAAGGGCGGAAGGTGGCGGATGGCGTACGTGCGATGATCGTACCTGGGTCCACCTTGGTGC
The genomic region above belongs to Pseudomonas sp. PSKL.D1 and contains:
- a CDS encoding nuclear transport factor 2 family protein; its protein translation is MMIDPTPEHESSKLLIERLNKLESAQGVRQTIARYMQLCDVPAPFGTSLALQALFTDDAIWEGVGSKYAQKFGRLVGSTSIAAMLASYLPPSPHFVFNAHFLTSEDIKSDVVSANGQWLMQQVSSYEDGRSELIVARLNIDFALVDDHWKISHFRTERLAEFPLGASVPTAEKN
- a CDS encoding OprD family porin, encoding MFQRKVLVRGVQCMGIVGAVSTPLVAHADLIEDSHFKVDLRNLYLNRNFTKSDAPVSQVGNWSQGFDLQFTSGYTQTPVQVGLDVDAQYAYVFDSDGNDGSLPMKNNGEAVDNYSRAGATLKLRYSKTELKIGDMRPELPVAWHDPSRQLDTIYQGAVVESKEIDGLTLTGGRFWSAVTRESSNHERFYKYGTRDDLDSEGMDFAGATYNVTPRFQASVFHALVHDIYKQNYVGFAHTADLGAGFALRTDLRYFDNDEAGQAKGGDIDNRAVTGGFTLTKGGHKASVTYQRMLGESMFPTLNGAIPQFYLMNWANQPFIRPQERSWGVGYAYDFAQSGIPGLTASLRYIKGTQIDRGQGLADDAENERGMALKYVVQSGPLKGLGLEWKNWMVKQRYGNDFDENRLITTYTWQVW
- a CDS encoding LysR family transcriptional regulator, translated to MITNSQGAHLDLQDQRLKYLYLSYQLGSMRAAADELGLAASSVSRQIGKLEAELDIDLVEQGTHRIRLTEAGQAAIAYYHARAEQFEALLSRLDDLRGRFLGTTVIAVGEGLLGARAIGELEGFFQSHPDARTEFITAPSFEVQRMILEDQAHIGVVFSPQQTGGLRSLYRFEQPLRAIVNPNSPLAHKAYVTLEDLASASVVLPGPKFRVRELADKAGKGKPFSITPSITSNSLQVILDCVRSNLAVTLLAELTVAPELQAGTVTAVPIASEEMNSTDIQIVVRKSRKLSSNTRDLIHHLARTIKKLSKDTAFGGR
- a CDS encoding aromatic-ring-hydroxylating dioxygenase subunit beta, whose amino-acid sequence is MNLQLLQAVTAFIWQEGDMLDHGEYDAWLALWEKNGTYIIPINPDEQDFENTLNYAYDDAHMREKRVQRLIGGESISTSPQPRTVRHSSRFRIVYEDREHVTVRCAQDLREFRKDVLKHYSADIIYELRRQADTFTLQRKLIRLINSDDTLAGIGYIL
- a CDS encoding aromatic ring-hydroxylating oxygenase subunit alpha, giving the protein MTNLIETVTLESSPAELVQADRVHTSLYTDSKLFDQEMDKIFYRTWVWVAHESEIPEAGSYKSTYVGKQPVIVVRDRKQAIHVLLNRCRHRGATVCEHKKGKTNSFVCPYHGWGYALDGSLRGVPHPDSYGDCLDKSELPLVSLRTERYAGMIFATFNDDIEPLVDFLGPAKKWMDLFMKQGAGYGIKVPGEHRFRFPGNWKIQLENTTDAYHFPLVHKSFLHSVDQQTMDMLDFVDGAGYVEDLGNGHSVMVMIPELIDLDADLEAPIPTRFEELAQQLREEGIDELQVRRIVRAVGGTGFNLNLFPNVACSMAFFRVLQPISVNETEIHHSVITMDGGPAVANQYRLRLHEHFQGPMGFGTPDDSEAWERVQKGANAGEDLWIMLNRGLPGEKPSEDGLISDVSAETGMRAAYQQWKKMMSA
- a CDS encoding amidase translates to MKGVFVERFELGGEGPSIGIKDCIDIAQHVTFAGSRALAEQPPAAEHATVVQALLDNGWYIVGKLTMHELAFGMSGINEWSGTPLNPQDPTLITGGSSSGSAVAVGAGLMDAALGTDTGGSIRLPAACCAVHGFKPTFGRVSRKGLHPAESSLDCVGPFARDMNTLIRVMQALDSSFKSEAAPESPRIALVRTDSDAPIVEALTQVLKKTGWQVEIVELPLMREAFQAAVDVISAETWAAFGHFTERGLLGADVEARLLQAKQTSSQALAHAEEIRQRFQSHVESTLTQFDALVMPTLPRLPPSVERVRNGEPLLELSALVRPFNLSGHPALSMPLPLPGTRLKAGLQVIGALGDDAKVCAVGKALSQYL
- a CDS encoding PDR/VanB family oxidoreductase; this translates as MTEQLLKVKVHKRQLQGDGVAVIDLVSINGMPLPAFDAGAHVDLHIEPGLVRQYSLCSAPADTQVYRLGILKDPASRGGSVKVHETLIENAEVTISVPRNLFPLAPDAQRSILVGGGIGITPMIAMAYSLQAQGKSFELHYCARSRGHCAFLDELQNAVFAGSVFTHFDDAPETRLDLASVLGQGNDGVHVYTCGPAGFMDWVIATASQQGYSDDHIHREFFQVEVDNTGGAFEVVAAASGKTVQVAEGQTILEALGTVGIKIEVSCEQGVCGTCMCDVLEGEPDHRDVYFTDEEKRANDQILVCCSRAKSKRLVLDI